One Miscanthus floridulus cultivar M001 chromosome 11, ASM1932011v1, whole genome shotgun sequence DNA window includes the following coding sequences:
- the LOC136491880 gene encoding uncharacterized protein: MKRNGDIRSLFQKAAKKAAAIDPPLDENIVEAQNQEDRVQVEEIADHLPSPPLASPPLPASKPPTYDINRLPYDLGERLPIEDYPVNDQDAIRRAYITKGACKPYIHDFPYRNIGGVPRRFSIQWLYNYELLEYSVRKDSAFCFICYLFKKGSGSKTFIVDGWNNWNIGNTTLLKHSGSRAHKAAQERYIGFMNPKVAIDYNIDKWSEEELRLYKKRLTYSLRCIKFLLHQGLAFRGHDESEESSNRGNFIELLKFLVGNSEEVNKYVLNNTPGNCTLTSPKIQKQIIHCCAIETRKKIIEELGDEPYAILADESSDISHKEQLALCLRYVDKLGRPCEHFIEAVHVDDTTSLSLKKAIEVLLVSNGLSMQQIRGQVLVAVAKGNTDCKTFFDQRRDQDILNAISLVNVAKSRMQELRSNGWDNFLQKVTSFCIKHGVEVPAMDGAYVPYGKSARYARARNQTNDDHFRREVYIGVIDQISQELDNRFDEINMELLSCMSAFSPSNSFASFDAREVRRLAEFYPKDFSNNDLLKLELQLDNYIDDMRQDASLQGLDNIVDLSVKLVEIKRHKVYDMVYLLLKLILLLPAATASVKRVFSALVIVKTKSRNKIGDVVLDDCLVTFIERDIFFQVNEDDIMETFMSLRKRRINK; encoded by the exons ATGAAAAGAAACGGAGACATTCGATCCCTTTTTCAGAAAGCAGCAAAGAAGGCGGCTGCTATTGACCCACCTCTGGATGAAAATATTGTGGAAGCGCAGAATCAAGAAGATagagtacaagttgaagaaattgCAGATCATTTGCCCTCGCCCCCGCTAGCATCACCGCCACTGCCCGCATCAAAGCCACCGACGTATGACATCAATCGCCTACCATATGATCTAGGTGAAAGGCTGCCCATTGAAGATTATCCtgttaatgatcaagatgcaatcCGTAGAGCATATATTACTAAAGGTGCTTGCAAACCTTATATACACGATTTTCCATACCGAAACATTGGAGGCGTACCTCGTCGATTCAGTATACAATGGTTGTATAATTATGAGTTGCTTGAATATAGTGTCAGGAAGGATTCTGCATTTTgcttcatatgctacttgttcaaGAAGGGCAGCGGGTCAAAAACTTTTATTGTTGATGGATGGAATAATTGGAATATAGGAAACACAACACTTCTCAAACATTCTGGTTCTAGGGCACATAAAGCAGCTCAAGAGAGGTACATTGGTTTTATGAATCCCAAGGTAGCAATTGATTATAACATTGACAAGTGGAGTGAGGAGGAGCTTCGTCTTTACAAGAAAAGATTGACATATTCACTTAGatgtatcaagtttcttttgcatcaaggattggcattccgtggacatgatgaaagtgaagagtcTAGCAACAGAGGCAACTTCATTGAACTTTTAAAGTTTCTTGTAGGAAATAGTGAAGAAGTGAACAAGTATGTCTTGAACAATACACCAGGTAATTGCACTTTGACTAGCCCAAAGATACAAAAGCAAATTATTCACTGTTGTGctatagaaactagaaagaaaataattgaggaacttggtgatgagccctatgcaattttagctgacgagtctagtgatatatcacataaagaacaactagctcttTGCTTGCGTTATGTTGATAAACTTGGAAGGCCATGTGAGCACTTTATTGAAGCtgttcatgtagatgatactacctcTTTGTCACTTAAGAAAGCAATTGAAGTTTTACTTGTTAGTAATGGATTGAGTATGCAGCAGATTAGAGGTCAAG TTCTTGTTGCTGTTGCCAAAGGAAATACTGACTGCAAGACTTTTTTTGATCAA AGAAGGGAtcaagatattcttaatgcaatctcacttgttaatgtggcaaagaGTAGAATGCAGGAGTTGAGGTCTAATGGTTGGGATAATTTTCTTCAGAaggtcacttctttttgtattaaacatggtgttgaagttcCTGCTATGGATGGTGCTTATGTGCCTTATGGAAAATCAGCACGGTATGCTCGTGCCcgaaaccaaacaaatgatgaCCATTTCCGAAGAGAAGTATAcattggtgtcattgatcaaattAGTCAAGAGCTTGATAATCGGTTTGATGAGATCAATATGGAGCTACTCTCTTGTATGTCAGCCTTTAGTCCTTCCAACTCCTTTGCTTCTTTTGATGCACGAGAGGTACGTAGATTGGCTGAATTTTATCCTAAGGACTTCTCCAACAATGATTTGTTAAAACTTGAATTACAACttgataattatattgatgacatgcGACAAGATGCTAGCCTCCAAGGTCTAGACAAcattgttgatctctcagttaagcttgttgaaATAAAGAGGCACAAAGTGTATGATATGGTGTACTTGCTTCTCAAATTGATATTGCTTTTACCAGCGGCAACTGCGAGTGTTAAAAGGGTATTTTCTGCATTGGTTATAGTGAAAACAAAGTCAAGGAATAAGATAGGCGATGTTGTTTtggatgattgtctagtcacatttattgagcgggatattttcttCCAAGTTaatgaagatgatataatggagACATTCATGTCATTGAGAAAGCGGCGGATAAACAAGTAA
- the LOC136494388 gene encoding uncharacterized protein translates to MAATFCAGPAASAAANPSSAGCQPQNRARAGVLPACWRPTRPTPAFLSLRRPNAELRPLRVAAGSGVDPKVVNGEDFPPMKDLIQLYRTAFLEGNDEVLGEVEKAITAVEEEKSRVASQFESITTKITSGKEKFIRLNADLENFRKQTEKERAKFTSNIRVEVVQSLLPLVDSFEKTNLENTPENEKEQKISTSYQGIYNQLVETLRYLGVGVVETVGMPFDPSVHEAISREVSMQFKAGIVMHEVRRGFHLKERLLRPATVKVSTGSVKQSGSS, encoded by the exons ATGGCGGCAACCTTCTGCGCCGGCCCCGCCGCATCCGCGGCAGCAAACCCTAGCTCCGCCGGCTGCCAACCCCAGAACCGAGCTCGGGCTGGCGTGCTGCCTGCTTGCTGGCGGCCCACCCGGCCGACTCCcgccttcctctccctccggcGCCCCAATGCCGAGCTGCGGCCGCTACGCGTGGCCGCCGGCTCCGGCGTTGACCCGAAG GTTGTCAATGGGGAAGATTTTCCTCCCATGAAGGACCTAATTCAGCTATACAGGACAGCTTTTCTAGAAGGAAATGATGAGGTTCTTGGCGAAGTTGAGAAGGCAATCACTGCTGTGGAAGAAGAGAAGAGTAGGGTAGCTTCTCAGTTTGAAAGTATTACAACCAAAATAACTTCTGGGAAGGAGAAGTTTATTCGCTTAAATGCCGATCTGGAGAATTTCCGGAAACAGACTGAAAAGGAGCGCGCAAAGTTTACATCAAATATACGGGTGGAAGTTGTTCAGAGTCTGTTGCCTCTGGTTGATAGTTTTGAGAAAACGAATTTAGAGAACACACCAGAGAATGAGAAGGAGCAAAAGATCAGCACAAGCTATCAAGGCATATACAATCAGTTAGTTGAAACACTAAGATATTTGGGTGTAGGAGTTGTGGAAACAGTTGGCATGCCATTTGATCCTTCA GTCCATGAGGCCATCTCACGAGAAGTATCCATGCAATTCAAGGCAGGGATTGTCATGCATGAAGTCCGCAGAGGGTTCCATTTGAAGGAGAGGCTGCTAAGGCCTGCTACTGTGAAGGTCTCTACTGGCTCTGTCAAACAAAGTGGAAGCTCATAG
- the LOC136493037 gene encoding F-box protein 7-like yields the protein MASSDISVDIRPDINSFDHFLSMRYIATDRPWLKLYGIRVQPVPPFSSLSYKPDPALIHHCLPDELMLEIFTRMSPYTLGRAACVCRKWKYTARNPTLWRAACLKTWQSGMEANYMMVRSLYDSSWRRMWLQRPRIRIDGLYVSRNTYIHTGVTEWQFKKTVNVVCYYRYLRFFPSGKFLYKISPDKVKDAVKCMHFRASKADCVFKGDYILSEDGQIEMALLYPGHRYTLVRMRLRLRGTTVGANNRLDVLKILTTGVNATELQNWKGSILELVEGWEEDETHDPDVPAVSHSRGLSPFVFVPSEEADTSVLNLPVEKMDYYVPG from the exons atggcttcctcag ATATCTCTGTTGATATTCGTCCTGACATAAACTCATTTGATCATTTCCTAAGCATGCGATACATTGCAACAGATAGACCCTGGCTGA AATTATATGGAATAAGAGTTCAGCCTGTGCCACCATTCAGCAGTTTGAGCTACAAACCTGATCCAGCACTCATTCATCATTGCCTACCTGATGAACTAATGCTCGAG ATTTTCACAAGAATGAGCCCATATACTTTAGGGAGGGCTGCATGTGTCTGCCGCAAGTGGAAATATACTGCACGTAATCCTACTTTATGGCGTGCTGCATGCTTGAAAACTTGGCAG AGTGGAATGGAGGCAAACTACATGATGGTTCGGTCGTTGTACGATTCCTCTTGGAGGAGAATGTGGCTGCAGAGACCAAGAATCCGAATTGATG GTCTCTATGTGAGCAGGAACACATATATTCATACTGGAGTTACAGAATGGCAATTCAAGAAAACTGTCAATGTG GTTTGCTACTACCGTTACTTGAGATTTTTCCCTAGTGGGAAGTTTCTCTATAAG ATCTCCCCAGATAAAGTTAAAGATGCTGTTAAGTGCATGCATTTCCGGGCATCAAAGGCTGATTGTGTATTTAAAGGTGACTACATACTATCAGAGGATGGCCAG ATAGAAATGGCTCTCCTGTATCCAGGGCATCGGTACACACTTGTCAGGATGCGCCTTAG GCTTAGAGGCACCACAGTTGGTGCAAATAACAGGTTGGATGTACTGAAGATTCTAACCACCGGAGTGAATGCAACTGAACTGCAAAACTGGAAAGGCAGCATACTAGAACTCGTTGAGGGCTGGGAGGAGGATGAGACGCATGACCCAGATGTGCCTGCTGTTTCCCACAGCAGGGGTTTGTCACCCTTTGTGTTTGTTCCGTCTGAGGAG GCTGATACTTCGGTGCTAAACCTCCCCGTGGAGAAGATGGACTACTACGTCCCTGGGTGA
- the LOC136493039 gene encoding uncharacterized protein: MDKLLQFGRKAWFIVRVMSGHEERRIRSYRLQLQKRLEMAQARKEELRKQPEQVILSEVRQVVQQMQALNQHLDEAEAAIDEYFKPIDKNAKIIADLQLEKEEKQMKEMAKVMQEQIKMQREITMKRAEAASVESNDTKVGEKVAEIPPK, from the exons ATGGACAAGTTGCTGCAATTCGGGCGGAAGGCATGGTTCATCGTCCGGGTGATGTCTGGTCACGAGGAAAGGAGGATCCGGTCCTACAGGCTGCAGCTGCAGAAGCGCCTCGAGATG GCACAAGCTAGAAAGGAGGAGCTGCGGAAACAGCCAGAACAAGTTATCTTATCGGAGGTTCGTCAAGTGGTTCAGCAGATGCAAGCTCTAAACCAGCACCTTGACGAAGCT GAAGCTGCTATCGATGAATATTTTAAACCAATTGACAAGAATGCTAAAATCATAGCGGATCTGCAGttggagaaagaggaaaaacaaaTGAAGGAGATGGCAAAAGTTATGCAGGAACAAATAAAAATGCAAAGAGAAATCACAATGAAAAGAGCTGAGGCTGCAAGCGTCGAGTCTAATGATACTAAAGTGGGTGAAAAAGTGGCTGAAATCCCTCCGAAATAA